A genomic stretch from Candidatus Zixiibacteriota bacterium includes:
- the ribB gene encoding 3,4-dihydroxy-2-butanone-4-phosphate synthase, whose amino-acid sequence MPLATIEEAIDEIRRGRMVILMDDKDRENEGDLCMAAEKVTPEAINFMARHGRGLICLSLTEERVRQLNLNMMVSENTSPFGTAFTVSIDAASGITTGISAADRAKTILDAIADDAKPQDLVVPGHIFPLRARKGGVLVRAGQTEGSVDLARLAGLKPAGVICEIMKDDGTMARLPDLMKFARRHKLKVVTVADLIQYRLNYDSLVYRAASAPLPTRVGGRFEAVVYNTHVDQSEHLALIKGEISPREETLVRVHTKYVPGDVFGFELLNTGAVIQRSMEMIAAEGKGVILYLQPEHKGVRPLTVTYPRVEGRQQKDMNPSFVYRADFKEYGIGAQILRDLGVRKMRLLTNNRKHLVGLRGYGLEVTALVPIPRENPLREAPKPKKARATTG is encoded by the coding sequence ATGCCCCTGGCTACCATCGAAGAGGCGATCGACGAGATCCGCCGCGGCCGGATGGTCATCCTGATGGATGACAAGGATCGCGAAAACGAGGGCGATCTCTGTATGGCGGCGGAAAAGGTCACGCCCGAAGCGATCAACTTCATGGCGAGGCACGGTCGCGGTTTGATCTGCCTCTCGCTGACCGAAGAGCGCGTCCGGCAGCTGAACCTCAACATGATGGTTTCGGAGAATACCTCCCCGTTCGGCACCGCTTTCACGGTCTCGATTGACGCCGCTTCCGGGATCACGACCGGCATATCGGCCGCCGACCGCGCCAAAACCATCCTCGACGCGATCGCCGACGACGCCAAACCGCAGGACCTCGTGGTTCCCGGCCATATCTTCCCGCTCCGCGCCAGAAAGGGAGGCGTCCTGGTGCGCGCGGGGCAGACCGAGGGATCGGTCGACCTCGCCCGCCTGGCCGGGCTCAAGCCGGCGGGAGTGATCTGCGAGATCATGAAGGACGACGGTACCATGGCGCGGCTTCCCGATCTGATGAAGTTCGCGCGGCGCCACAAGCTCAAGGTCGTGACGGTCGCCGACCTGATCCAGTATCGCCTGAACTACGACTCGCTGGTGTACCGCGCGGCCTCGGCGCCGCTGCCCACGCGCGTCGGCGGCCGTTTCGAGGCCGTGGTCTACAACACGCACGTCGACCAGAGCGAGCACCTGGCGTTGATCAAGGGGGAGATCTCACCCAGGGAAGAAACCCTCGTGCGCGTGCACACCAAGTACGTCCCCGGGGACGTCTTCGGATTCGAGCTGCTCAACACCGGCGCGGTCATCCAGCGTTCGATGGAGATGATCGCCGCGGAAGGCAAAGGGGTCATCCTCTATCTTCAGCCCGAGCACAAGGGGGTGCGGCCGCTGACCGTAACCTATCCGAGAGTCGAAGGGAGGCAGCAAAAGGACATGAACCCTTCCTTCGTCTACCGCGCCGATTTCAAGGAGTACGGGATCGGGGCGCAGATCCTGCGTGACCTCGGGGTGCGCAAGATGCGCCTGCTCACGAACAACCGCAAGCACCTGGTGGGTCTGCGCGGTTATGGCCTGGAGGTCACCGCTCTGGTTCCGATCCCGAGGGAAAACCCGTTGCGCGAAGCGCCGAAGCCGAAGAAAGCCAGAGCGACGACCGGGTGA
- a CDS encoding alpha-isopropylmalate synthase regulatory domain-containing protein has product MARDLKEDFFRLDGAWASFELMSIRKREDYLKPFRVLRCKIDDQVDFQAPELLRNTTQATVLIEIFGQEELVAATGRGPVHAVDSAMRKILEKHYPQLAEVKLEEFDVRLLHHGALVRDDEEGGAGALVRVLAIFSDDQERWGTVGVAADILQASVECIIDGLEWKLRGEQKH; this is encoded by the coding sequence ATGGCAAGAGATCTCAAAGAGGATTTCTTTCGCCTCGATGGCGCCTGGGCTTCGTTCGAGCTGATGTCGATCCGCAAGCGCGAGGACTACCTCAAGCCCTTTCGCGTCCTCAGGTGCAAGATCGACGATCAGGTCGATTTTCAGGCTCCCGAACTGCTCCGCAACACCACCCAAGCGACGGTTCTGATCGAGATATTCGGGCAGGAAGAGCTGGTCGCCGCGACGGGGCGAGGCCCGGTGCACGCGGTGGACAGCGCGATGCGCAAGATCCTCGAAAAACACTACCCCCAGCTGGCCGAAGTCAAGCTCGAGGAATTCGACGTGCGGCTGCTCCACCACGGCGCGCTCGTCCGCGATGATGAGGAAGGGGGCGCGGGAGCGCTCGTCCGGGTTCTGGCGATCTTCTCCGACGATCAGGAGCGCTGGGGCACGGTGGGAGTGGCGGCCGACATTCTCCAGGCGAGCGTCGAGTGCATCATCGACGGCCTGGAGTGGAAGCTCCGGGGCGAGCAGAAGCACTGA
- the glgP gene encoding alpha-glucan family phosphorylase, with product MKPPTFDGLLGTFAYFSMDVAIDSSIPTYSGGLGILAGDMLRSAADIGISMVAITLLHRKGYFDQRLDSEGNQLESPSHWNPEDHLEPLEPKVTISIDGREVYVRAWRYLFRGVTGHTVPLLLLDTCLEENDPRDRTLTDHLYGGDEHYRLRQEVVLGYGGVAMIRALGYSNVRLYHMNEGHSAFVAMALLEQQFGNSVPQAIGEREIESVRQRCVFTTHTPVPAGHDRFSHELVRDALGEERAELLKRMQLLDGSLNMTELALRLSSFANGVSMRHGEVSRKMFPGYRIGAITNGVHAGTWTSAPFAALYDRTIPQWRSDSWYLRYAVGIPLRDIRETHARAKSELFRQVRWLTGAALDESVFTIGFARRATAYKRGDLLFTDLERLKQISRRSGPLQLIYGGKAHPRDQAGKAIIRRIFEAAAALASDVRVVYLENYDMNLGKLICSGVDVWLNTPLRPQEASGTSGMKAALNGVPSFSVLDGWWVEGHIEGVTGWSIGEPDDPENDPQAEVSSLYSKLENVILPLFYNRPDEFAEVMRYAISINGAFFNTQRMMAQYLRDAYLPSLARSETSLG from the coding sequence ATGAAACCGCCCACTTTCGACGGGCTCCTCGGGACTTTTGCTTACTTTTCGATGGACGTCGCCATCGATTCCTCGATTCCGACCTATAGCGGAGGTCTGGGGATTCTGGCCGGCGACATGCTTCGTTCCGCGGCCGACATCGGCATCTCCATGGTCGCCATAACCCTCCTCCACCGCAAAGGATACTTCGACCAGCGGCTCGACTCCGAGGGCAACCAGCTCGAAAGCCCGTCCCACTGGAACCCGGAGGACCATCTCGAGCCCCTGGAGCCCAAAGTGACCATCTCGATCGACGGGCGGGAAGTGTATGTGCGCGCCTGGCGATACCTGTTTCGCGGGGTGACCGGCCACACGGTTCCGTTGCTCCTGCTCGACACGTGCCTTGAGGAAAACGATCCGCGGGATCGCACGCTGACCGATCATCTCTACGGGGGGGACGAGCATTACCGGCTGCGACAGGAGGTGGTCCTGGGCTATGGGGGGGTGGCGATGATCCGTGCCCTGGGGTACAGCAACGTGCGCCTGTACCACATGAACGAGGGCCATTCGGCCTTCGTTGCGATGGCGTTGCTGGAACAGCAGTTCGGGAACAGCGTCCCGCAGGCGATCGGCGAGCGGGAGATCGAGTCGGTCCGGCAGCGATGCGTTTTCACCACGCATACCCCGGTGCCGGCCGGGCACGACCGGTTTTCGCACGAGCTGGTCCGGGACGCGCTGGGAGAGGAGCGGGCGGAGCTGCTCAAGCGGATGCAGCTGCTCGACGGCTCGCTCAACATGACGGAGCTGGCCCTGCGGCTTTCCTCCTTCGCCAACGGCGTTTCGATGCGCCACGGCGAGGTCTCGAGAAAAATGTTTCCCGGCTACCGCATCGGCGCGATCACCAACGGCGTTCACGCAGGGACCTGGACGTCGGCGCCGTTCGCGGCGCTTTACGATCGAACCATCCCGCAGTGGCGCAGCGACAGCTGGTATCTGCGTTACGCCGTCGGGATCCCGCTGCGCGACATCCGGGAAACGCATGCGCGCGCCAAGAGCGAGCTGTTCCGACAGGTGCGGTGGTTGACGGGGGCCGCGCTCGACGAGTCCGTCTTCACCATCGGTTTCGCCCGCAGGGCCACGGCCTACAAACGCGGCGATCTGCTGTTCACCGACCTGGAGCGGCTCAAGCAGATCTCCCGCCGCTCGGGGCCGCTCCAGCTGATCTATGGCGGCAAGGCCCATCCGCGCGACCAGGCCGGAAAGGCGATCATCCGGCGCATTTTCGAGGCGGCGGCCGCACTGGCGTCGGACGTGCGCGTGGTCTACCTCGAGAACTACGACATGAACCTCGGCAAGCTGATCTGCTCCGGCGTGGACGTGTGGCTGAACACGCCGCTCCGACCCCAGGAGGCTTCGGGGACGAGCGGTATGAAGGCGGCGCTCAACGGCGTGCCGAGCTTCAGCGTGCTCGACGGCTGGTGGGTCGAAGGACACATCGAGGGCGTGACCGGATGGTCGATCGGGGAGCCGGACGACCCGGAGAACGACCCGCAGGCCGAGGTGAGCTCCCTTTACTCGAAGCTCGAAAACGTCATTTTGCCGCTCTTCTACAACCGGCCGGATGAGTTCGCCGAGGTCATGCGCTACGCGATCAGCATCAACGGAGCGTTCTTCAATACCCAGCGCATGATGGCGCAGTACCTGCGCGACGCCTACCTGCCCTCGTTGGCGCGTTCCGAAACCTCGCTCGGCTGA
- a CDS encoding Hsp20/alpha crystallin family protein: MAASERDVMIWRRAADLLQQAERIHRNFLQLATAVQYRAPQGRLTSWSPPVNVVETEESLWVMAALPGVAAERVDIRLEGCELRIAGERPLPKCCRDGELKVWEVPLGRFERRLSLVRHQNPLKMGEIVFQNGLLIVELKK, encoded by the coding sequence ATGGCCGCATCCGAACGGGATGTCATGATCTGGCGCCGTGCCGCGGACCTGCTCCAGCAGGCCGAGCGCATCCATAGAAATTTTCTGCAGCTCGCAACCGCAGTCCAGTACCGGGCTCCCCAGGGCCGACTCACCTCGTGGTCGCCGCCGGTCAACGTGGTCGAGACCGAAGAATCGCTCTGGGTCATGGCCGCCCTGCCCGGGGTGGCGGCGGAGCGGGTCGACATCCGGCTCGAAGGATGCGAGCTTCGCATCGCGGGCGAACGTCCGTTGCCGAAGTGCTGCCGGGACGGAGAGCTGAAGGTCTGGGAGGTGCCACTCGGCCGCTTCGAGCGGCGCCTCAGCCTGGTCCGACATCAGAATCCTCTGAAAATGGGAGAGATCGTCTTCCAGAACGGATTGCTGATCGTCGAGCTGAAAAAATAA
- a CDS encoding FmdB family zinc ribbon protein encodes MPIYEYACRRCGHSFEQVVLSKSEQIRCPKCDSRSITKQLSVFRSPAARAAGESTAPTGGCGCTPQGCGCR; translated from the coding sequence ATGCCGATTTACGAGTACGCCTGCCGCCGCTGCGGCCACAGTTTCGAGCAGGTCGTTTTGTCGAAGAGCGAGCAGATCCGCTGCCCAAAGTGCGACAGCCGCAGCATCACCAAACAGCTGTCCGTTTTTCGTTCCCCCGCGGCGCGCGCGGCTGGCGAAAGCACGGCCCCGACAGGCGGCTGCGGCTGCACGCCCCAGGGCTGCGGCTGTCGTTAG
- a CDS encoding 2-dehydropantoate 2-reductase, giving the protein MRVAVVGAGAVGGYFGARLAAAGESVVFVARGAHLEAMRRDGLEVRSPGGDLRIRDSLCVADPAAAGPVDLVLFCVKSYDTDGCAETLGPLLGQQTAILSLQNGVDNADKIARRWGERRVLAGVVYLAARLAGPGRIEHTAEGRIVLGTLDGSTGTVAGEAARVFAAAQIPCKISPEIRRVQWAKLLWNAPFCAIAALTRATVREIVESESLSQLALDCMTEVREAAAIRGIVLAPETARASLEFSRSLGEFKPSMLQDLEAGKPLEYEAFNGVVVKLLSEAGKKAPINQLFYGMLGHLDARIRAASSGRPRA; this is encoded by the coding sequence ATGCGCGTAGCGGTCGTCGGCGCTGGCGCGGTGGGCGGCTATTTCGGCGCCCGGCTCGCAGCCGCGGGAGAGAGCGTCGTATTCGTCGCGCGCGGAGCGCATCTGGAGGCGATGCGGCGCGACGGTCTGGAGGTTCGCAGCCCGGGCGGCGACCTGCGGATCCGAGACAGCCTGTGCGTTGCGGATCCTGCCGCGGCCGGCCCGGTGGATCTCGTGCTCTTTTGCGTCAAATCCTACGATACCGACGGGTGCGCCGAAACCCTCGGTCCTCTTCTGGGGCAGCAAACGGCGATCCTCTCCCTGCAAAACGGCGTCGACAACGCGGACAAGATCGCGCGGCGTTGGGGCGAGCGCCGCGTGCTGGCGGGAGTAGTCTACCTGGCGGCGAGGCTCGCCGGGCCGGGGCGGATCGAGCACACCGCCGAGGGGCGGATCGTGTTGGGCACGCTCGACGGTTCCACGGGGACGGTCGCGGGCGAGGCGGCCAGGGTTTTTGCGGCTGCGCAGATCCCGTGCAAGATCAGCCCGGAGATCCGGCGCGTGCAGTGGGCCAAGCTCCTCTGGAACGCACCGTTCTGTGCCATCGCGGCGCTCACCCGCGCAACGGTTCGCGAGATCGTCGAGTCGGAGTCGCTTTCGCAGCTCGCGCTCGACTGCATGACCGAGGTGCGGGAGGCTGCCGCGATCCGGGGAATCGTCCTGGCTCCGGAAACGGCGCGCGCTTCGCTGGAATTCTCGCGCAGCCTGGGGGAGTTCAAACCCTCCATGCTCCAGGATCTCGAAGCGGGAAAACCGCTGGAATACGAGGCCTTCAACGGCGTCGTGGTGAAGCTTCTGTCCGAGGCCGGCAAGAAGGCGCCGATCAACCAGCTCTTCTACGGGATGCTCGGTCATCTGGACGCGAGGATTCGCGCCGCTTCGTCCGGGCGGCCGAGAGCATGA
- a CDS encoding DUF933 domain-containing protein, with protein sequence MKVGLIGYRGAGKTTIFNMLTGLQVQTGFAGSAGEIHLGTIKVPDARIDRLSEIYRPRKTTYAEIRFTDFPGGRGEESLKPGAGLAAQMREVEAIALVLRDFGPDADPLKELNDLVAEMILADLAVVENRLGRLKKEKGRPNEAALLQRCAAALENEQSLRSVAFSPDEENLLSGFGFLSRKPLLVLFNRADEDAGKPLPERYREALERRGLTGLALAGRVEAEIAQLEESDRAAFLKEIGVEEPARDRFIRACYRLLDLISFFTTGEDEVRAWTVRQGTSARKAAGKIHSDMERGFIRAEVIAYDDFIALGSEARCREAGKLRVEGKDYVVRDGDIIHFRFAV encoded by the coding sequence ATGAAAGTCGGCCTGATCGGTTATCGCGGGGCCGGGAAGACGACGATCTTCAACATGCTCACCGGCCTCCAGGTGCAAACCGGCTTCGCCGGGAGCGCAGGCGAGATTCACCTGGGAACGATCAAGGTTCCCGACGCCCGCATCGATCGGCTCTCGGAGATCTACCGGCCGCGAAAGACGACCTACGCCGAGATTCGCTTCACGGACTTTCCCGGAGGTCGGGGCGAGGAGTCGCTCAAGCCGGGCGCTGGCCTGGCGGCGCAAATGCGCGAAGTCGAGGCGATCGCGCTCGTGCTCCGCGATTTCGGGCCGGACGCGGATCCGCTGAAGGAGCTGAACGATCTCGTCGCGGAGATGATTCTCGCCGACCTTGCGGTCGTGGAAAACCGCCTCGGCCGGTTGAAAAAAGAAAAGGGCCGGCCCAACGAGGCGGCGCTGCTGCAGCGGTGCGCCGCGGCTCTGGAAAACGAGCAGAGCCTGAGAAGCGTCGCCTTTTCCCCCGACGAGGAAAACCTCCTGTCCGGCTTCGGCTTTCTCAGCCGCAAACCGCTGCTCGTGCTTTTCAACCGGGCCGACGAGGACGCGGGAAAGCCGCTGCCGGAGCGCTACCGCGAAGCGCTGGAGCGACGGGGCTTGACGGGGCTCGCTCTGGCCGGACGGGTCGAGGCCGAAATCGCGCAGCTCGAGGAGAGCGACCGGGCGGCGTTCTTGAAGGAGATCGGCGTGGAAGAGCCGGCGCGCGACCGCTTCATCCGCGCTTGCTATCGACTGCTCGACCTGATCAGTTTCTTTACTACCGGCGAGGACGAGGTTCGCGCCTGGACCGTCCGCCAGGGAACCTCGGCGCGCAAGGCTGCGGGGAAGATTCACAGCGACATGGAGCGGGGCTTCATCCGCGCCGAGGTGATCGCCTACGACGACTTCATCGCGCTCGGGAGCGAGGCGCGGTGCCGCGAAGCGGGCAAGCTGAGGGTGGAAGGCAAGGATTACGTGGTCCGCGACGGCGACATCATCCACTTCCGCTTCGCGGTCTAG
- a CDS encoding PhnD/SsuA/transferrin family substrate-binding protein, whose protein sequence is MGRIRLTLACWDYDRTRALQDGRVEVEGVDLTYLPLRVEETFWRMLRYGEFDAAELSTGSYLMAREKGSPKLIAIPVFPSRAFRHSCIYVNTGSGIEKPADMAGKRVGVPEYQITMAIWARGILQHEYGVPPHAMKWFTGGEEHPGREDKIKHDLPANIDIRPIRPDQTLSSMLENGEIDAMISAHMPSPFVRRSPKVRRLIPNFREVEEDYFRRTRIFPIMHTVALRQEFYEKHPWVAQSLFKAFEESKRICQEAMYEFSALKYMMAWSIDEMEKEREILGPDPWAYGLEANRHVLETLVQYAHEQGLLKRKPAIESLFAPNTLEEFKI, encoded by the coding sequence ATGGGGAGGATCAGGCTTACGCTGGCCTGCTGGGATTACGACCGGACGCGGGCGCTGCAGGACGGCCGGGTCGAGGTGGAGGGGGTGGACCTCACCTACCTGCCGCTGAGGGTCGAAGAAACCTTCTGGCGCATGCTGCGCTACGGCGAGTTCGACGCTGCGGAGCTGTCGACCGGCTCCTACCTCATGGCTCGGGAGAAAGGATCTCCGAAGCTGATCGCGATTCCGGTCTTCCCGTCACGCGCTTTCCGCCATTCCTGCATCTACGTCAACACCGGCTCCGGAATCGAAAAACCGGCCGACATGGCCGGCAAGCGCGTCGGAGTTCCCGAGTACCAGATTACGATGGCGATCTGGGCCCGGGGGATTTTGCAGCACGAGTACGGGGTTCCGCCGCACGCGATGAAGTGGTTCACCGGCGGGGAAGAGCATCCGGGCCGGGAAGACAAGATCAAGCACGACCTGCCGGCCAACATCGATATCCGGCCCATCCGGCCGGACCAGACGCTTTCGTCGATGCTCGAGAACGGGGAGATCGACGCGATGATTTCCGCGCACATGCCGTCGCCGTTCGTCCGGCGCTCGCCCAAGGTGCGCCGCCTGATTCCCAACTTCCGCGAGGTCGAGGAGGATTATTTCCGCCGCACGCGGATCTTCCCGATCATGCACACGGTGGCGTTGCGCCAGGAATTCTACGAAAAGCATCCCTGGGTGGCACAGAGCCTGTTCAAGGCCTTCGAGGAGTCGAAGCGTATCTGCCAGGAAGCGATGTACGAGTTCTCCGCGCTCAAGTACATGATGGCATGGTCCATCGACGAAATGGAAAAAGAGCGCGAGATCCTCGGCCCGGATCCTTGGGCCTACGGGCTGGAAGCGAACCGGCACGTGCTCGAGACGCTGGTCCAGTACGCCCATGAGCAGGGACTGCTCAAGCGGAAGCCGGCGATCGAATCGCTGTTCGCCCCCAACACGCTCGAGGAGTTCAAGATCTAG
- a CDS encoding AAA family ATPase, translating into MEPEQFREIFAQLEREVRKVIVGHEEVIRDVLIAFFSGGHVLLEGVPGLGKTLLVKTLSSALGVSFKRIQFTPDLMPSDIVGTQVLSETDGAREFHFKRGPIFAHVVLADEINRATPKTQSAVLEAMEEKQVTVFGESHGLEAPFMVLATQNPIELEGTYPLPEAQLDRFFFKLLVLPPSPAELREILKRTTGAEIPATGRILPEDGGQLIHEMQRLVRQVLIAPPIEDYVVRLVHATQPNGQDGGPSAAPVKHYLRFGSSPRGAQAIILGAKANALAEGRVHVSYADVEKMIYPALRHRVILNFQAEAENVTADQILAEVLKQVPRN; encoded by the coding sequence ATGGAGCCGGAACAGTTTCGCGAGATTTTCGCCCAGCTGGAGCGCGAAGTGCGCAAGGTCATCGTCGGCCACGAGGAGGTCATTCGCGACGTGCTGATCGCTTTTTTCAGCGGCGGCCACGTCCTTCTCGAAGGCGTTCCCGGCCTGGGGAAAACCCTGCTGGTGAAAACCCTGAGCAGCGCCCTTGGCGTTTCCTTCAAGCGTATCCAGTTCACCCCCGACCTCATGCCGTCGGACATCGTCGGCACACAGGTGCTTTCGGAAACCGACGGTGCGCGGGAGTTCCACTTCAAGCGCGGCCCGATCTTCGCCCACGTGGTTCTCGCCGATGAGATCAACCGGGCCACGCCCAAGACGCAGTCGGCGGTGCTCGAGGCGATGGAGGAAAAGCAGGTCACGGTCTTCGGCGAATCGCACGGCCTGGAGGCGCCGTTCATGGTGCTGGCGACGCAAAACCCGATCGAGCTGGAGGGAACGTACCCTCTTCCGGAGGCGCAGCTCGATCGATTTTTCTTCAAGCTGCTGGTCCTGCCGCCCTCGCCCGCCGAGCTGCGGGAGATCCTGAAACGGACGACGGGTGCCGAGATCCCGGCCACGGGAAGGATCCTGCCGGAGGACGGCGGCCAGCTGATCCACGAAATGCAGCGGCTGGTCCGCCAGGTGCTGATCGCGCCGCCGATCGAGGACTACGTGGTGCGCCTGGTGCACGCGACGCAGCCGAACGGGCAGGACGGAGGCCCGTCCGCCGCCCCCGTGAAACATTATCTGCGGTTCGGCTCGAGCCCGCGCGGAGCGCAGGCGATCATCCTGGGGGCCAAAGCCAACGCGCTGGCGGAGGGCCGTGTTCACGTAAGTTACGCGGACGTCGAAAAAATGATCTACCCGGCGCTGCGCCACCGGGTCATCCTCAACTTTCAGGCGGAAGCGGAAAACGTCACCGCCGATCAGATCCTCGCCGAGGTGCTCAAGCAGGTGCCGCGCAATTAG
- the mltG gene encoding endolytic transglycosylase MltG: protein MKRLGTAVGLLAGGVLLAAALAGSAIFLPPWQPPGTAEIRIEQGEPLSSIVRKLSEQRIVVHARLFSLWARLAGLEKRVQWGVYRFETPLSAHQVLRQLASGKGVYHRVTIPEGLTVEEIGELLANLGIVDKEKFLEAAADPELLSSLGLRDKGIEGYLFPSTYHFAPSLSEREIIVAMSEQFRKAFDSLVRREAATTPLTAHEVVTLASIIEKETGIDAERPLIAAVFHNRLRLKMPLQSDPTVIYGIKDFNGNLTRKDLQSRSPYNTYRIPGLPPGPICNPGLASLRAALQPADVPYLYFVSRNDGTHLFSETLDAHSQAVKTFQPKQSASGGKKDLVRRR from the coding sequence GTGAAGCGTCTCGGAACCGCCGTCGGTTTGCTCGCCGGCGGGGTTCTTTTGGCCGCGGCCCTGGCGGGCTCCGCGATCTTTCTCCCGCCCTGGCAGCCGCCCGGAACCGCGGAAATCCGAATCGAACAGGGGGAGCCGCTCTCCTCGATCGTTCGTAAGCTGAGCGAGCAGCGCATCGTCGTCCACGCGAGGCTGTTTTCCCTTTGGGCGCGGCTTGCGGGACTCGAAAAGCGGGTCCAGTGGGGCGTTTATCGCTTCGAAACGCCGCTGTCGGCGCACCAGGTGCTGCGGCAGCTGGCCTCGGGCAAGGGCGTCTACCATCGTGTCACGATCCCCGAAGGGCTCACGGTCGAAGAGATCGGTGAGCTGCTGGCCAATCTGGGAATCGTCGACAAGGAAAAGTTCCTGGAGGCGGCCGCCGACCCCGAGCTGCTGTCGAGCCTGGGGCTGCGCGACAAGGGCATCGAAGGATATCTTTTTCCGAGCACCTACCATTTCGCGCCGTCGCTTTCCGAGCGCGAGATCATCGTCGCGATGTCCGAGCAATTCCGCAAAGCATTCGATTCGCTCGTGCGCCGGGAAGCGGCGACCACACCGCTCACCGCCCACGAGGTGGTGACGCTCGCCTCGATCATCGAGAAGGAGACGGGAATCGACGCCGAGCGACCGCTGATCGCGGCCGTATTTCACAACCGCCTGCGGCTGAAGATGCCGCTGCAGAGCGACCCCACGGTGATCTACGGCATCAAGGACTTCAACGGCAATCTCACGCGCAAGGACCTCCAGAGCCGGAGCCCTTACAACACCTACCGGATTCCCGGATTGCCGCCCGGGCCCATCTGCAATCCAGGGCTCGCCTCGCTGAGAGCGGCCTTACAGCCGGCCGACGTGCCGTATCTCTACTTCGTCTCGCGCAACGACGGCACCCATCTGTTTTCGGAAACCCTCGACGCGCACAGCCAGGCGGTGAAAACCTTCCAGCCGAAGCAGAGCGCTTCCGGCGGGAAGAAGGATCTCGTGCGCCGCCGCTGA
- a CDS encoding cytochrome c produces MKRRRSFVVRSLAGVLLLVATARGEAQENALVARGRYVFGAAGGCACHTDPKGTRNAGGRAFPTPFGTVYSTNLTSDRETGLGSWTDSQIGAALTRGVRPDGSRILPVMPYEAYSGMAREDLNALIAYLRTLKPVRKATSPLRTRIPFLRGLGVPLWLKLFGRFSSPPDRAPRSGVERGRYLVDHVAVCGDCHTPRNALGAPKRSLYLAGVDQAHGPLGEAVPNITPDKETGIGTWKREEIAELLLTGTKPDLDNVQGLMAEVVEGVGHGYKDLTREDALAIADYLKTVPAIKNKID; encoded by the coding sequence ATGAAGCGACGGCGCTCGTTTGTCGTCCGCAGCCTCGCGGGAGTCCTGTTGCTGGTTGCGACTGCTCGCGGTGAAGCTCAGGAGAACGCTCTGGTCGCGCGCGGCCGCTACGTCTTCGGTGCCGCGGGTGGTTGCGCGTGCCACACCGACCCGAAGGGAACCCGCAACGCGGGCGGTCGGGCATTCCCCACGCCGTTCGGCACCGTCTACAGCACCAATCTCACCTCGGACAGGGAAACCGGGCTCGGAAGCTGGACCGACTCGCAGATCGGGGCAGCGCTGACCCGGGGGGTCCGCCCCGACGGAAGCCGCATTCTTCCGGTCATGCCCTACGAAGCCTATTCAGGGATGGCGCGGGAGGATCTGAACGCCCTGATCGCCTACCTTAGAACGCTGAAGCCCGTCAGAAAAGCCACGTCCCCTCTGCGGACGCGCATCCCGTTTCTCCGCGGCCTCGGGGTGCCGCTCTGGCTCAAGCTCTTCGGACGTTTCTCGTCTCCCCCGGATCGGGCGCCACGGAGCGGCGTCGAGCGGGGACGTTACCTCGTCGATCACGTCGCGGTTTGCGGAGACTGCCACACGCCCCGAAACGCGCTCGGCGCGCCCAAGCGCTCGCTCTACCTGGCAGGCGTGGATCAGGCGCACGGTCCTCTCGGCGAGGCGGTGCCGAACATCACGCCGGACAAGGAAACCGGGATCGGGACCTGGAAGCGCGAAGAGATCGCCGAGCTGCTGCTGACCGGAACCAAGCCCGATCTCGACAACGTCCAAGGGCTGATGGCCGAGGTCGTCGAGGGTGTGGGCCACGGCTATAAAGACCTGACACGGGAGGACGCGCTCGCGATTGCCGACTACCTGAAAACCGTGCCGGCGATAAAAAACAAGATCGACTAG